The following proteins come from a genomic window of Maniola jurtina chromosome 15, ilManJurt1.1, whole genome shotgun sequence:
- the LOC123872463 gene encoding derlin-2, which translates to MAYQTLLQEYMLVPPVTRVYTTACVITTLAVQLDLVSPFQLYFNPILILRKYQLWRLVTTFLFFGNLGFNFFFNMIFTYRYCRMLEEGSFRGRTADFVVMFIFGGVLMILCAFFVNLLFLGQAFTIMIVYIWSRRNVYVRMNFFGLMNFQAPYLPWVLLGFSVLLGNAISVDLVGMAIGHIYFFIEDVLPRHRGGQKLLKTPRFLKKLFDPAAEDDYVPLPELANIRPGGFDWRNPQFEQGNNDNDNANR; encoded by the exons atggcaTATCAAACACTATTGCAAGAATATATGCTAGTGCCGCCTGTAACTAGAGTTTATACGACTGCATGTGTAATCACTACTTTGGCTGTG CAACTGGATCTTGTATCCCCATTCCAGCTTTATTTCAACCCTATATTAATACTAAGGAAATACCAGTTATGGAGACTAGTTACAACATTCCTTTTCTTTGGCAACTTAGGCTTCAATTTCTTTTTCAACATGATATTTACATACAGATACTGTCGGATGTTGGAGGAAGGGTCATTTAGAGGAAGGACTGCTGATTTTGTTGTAATGTTTATCTTTGGAGGAGTTTTAATGATT TTATGTGCTTTTTTTgttaacttattatttttaggtcAAGCATTTACTATTATGATTGTTTATATATGGTCAAGACGTAATGTGTATGTGCGAATGAACTTTTTTGGACTGATGAATTTTCAG GCACCATACCTACCATGGGTTTTACTGGGATTCTCTGTTTTACTCGGTAACGCAATATCAGTTGATTTGGTGGGAATGGCCATTGGAcacatatattttttcattgaaGATGTTCTGCCGCGCCACAGAGGTGGCCAAAAGTTACTGAAGACACCAAGATTTCT GAAGAAGTTATTTGATCCAGCCGCAGAAGATGACTATGTTCCACTGCCAGAACTGGCCAATATTCGGCCCGGAGGCTTCGACTGGCGAAATCCACAATTTGAACAAGGGAATAATGACAATGACAATgcaaatagataa
- the LOC123872453 gene encoding trafficking protein particle complex subunit 13 has translation MDGKEVVEHLVALKVMRLTKPALISPKIVTCDFKDLPGNILNNYLKDDATSVVQMETLAAGQFLLLPQSFGNIYLGETFSCYVCVHNETNQPVQSVSIKADLQTSSYRIPLTTQQNSAPLMLDVDETLSDVIHHEVKDLGTHILVCEVTYMSNYNTLASFRKFFKFEVMKPLDVKTKFYNAESDDVFVEAQVQNITSGPIILEQVSLESSPQFTVKSLNEDSDGLSVFGDVTLLQSQESCQYLYCLTPKDNISRDIKLIAAAKNIGKLDIVWRSNLGEKGRLQTSQLKRMTTDYGDIRVTYENLPSKVPIDEPFNFKCKIVNASDRTLDLILKLRSLQDSSLLWCGISNRKLGPLEPGKATFINLSALPINSGLHNIRGVSLVDLFLKRTYDYDDLASVYVY, from the coding sequence ATGGATGGAAAAGAAGTTGTTGAACACTTAGTGGCTCTAAAAGTAATGCGGCTGACAAAACCTGCATTGATTAGTCCCAAAATTGTAACTTGTGACTTTAAGGATTTACCAGGAAATATTTTGAACAACTATTTAAAGGATGATGCTACATCGGTCGTTCAAATGGAGACACTGGCAGCTGGACAGTTCCTGTTGCTGCCTCAGAGTTTTGGCAATATATATTTAGGCGAGACATTTTCGTGCTATGTTTGTGTTCATAATGAAACAAACCAACCTGTTCAAAGTGTATCTATTAAAGCAGACCTACAAACGAGTTCATACAGGATCCCACTAACAACTCAACAGAATTCAGCTCCTCTTATGCTAGATGTAGATGAAACACTCAGCGATGTTATACACCATGAAGTTAAGGATCTAGGCACTCATATTTTAGTGTGTGAAGTAACTTACATGTCTAATTACAATACGTTGGCTTCATTTCGCAAATTCTTTAAGTTTGAAGTCATGAAACCTttagatgtaaaaactaaattttataatGCTGAGTCTGACGATGTATTTGTTGAAGCACAAGTGCAAAACATTACTTCAGGGCCAATCATACTTGAGCAGGTTTCATTAGAAAGCTCCCCTCAGTTCACTGTAAAGTCACTGAATGAAGATAGTGATGGGTTATCCGTATTTGGGGATGTAACGCTGCTACAATCCCAAGAGAGTTGTCAGTATTTATATTGCCTCACTCCTAAGGATAACATTTCAAGagatattaaattaattgcTGCAGCAAAGAATATTGGAAAACTGGATATTGTCTGGAGATCTAACCTGGGAGAGAAAGGCAGATTACAAACAAGTCAGCTAAAAAGGATGACCACTGATTATGGAGATATCAGAGTAACATATGAAAACTTACCCAGCAAAGTACCTATTGATGAACCATTCAATTTCAAATGTAAAATAGTCAATGCCAGTGATAGAACTCTGGATTTAATATTGAAACTTCGTTCACTACAAGATTCTAGCCTGCTTTGGTGTGGTATTTCAAATAGAAAGTTGGGTCCACTGGAACCAGGAAAAGCcacatttattaatttatctgcCCTCCCAATTAATTCAGGTCTCCATAATATAAGAGGGGTGTCATTAGTAGATTTATTCTTGAAGAGGacttatgattatgatgatttagCTTCTGTTTATGTGTACTAA
- the LOC123872456 gene encoding cytoplasmic phosphatidylinositol transfer protein 1: MVLTKEYRICMPMTVEEYRIGQLYMIARHSFEQSNNGEGVEVITNEQVTDEINGVGQFTEKRIHLSSHLPYWIQSITPKIFYVTEKAWNYYPYTITEYTCSFIPKFSISIQTRYEDNNGTTENCLGLTPEEQELREVDFMDIAFDEIKPHHYKESEDPKLFKSEKSGRGPLAEGWRDTQKPIMCCYKVVHAKFEVWGLQTKVEDYVQVAIREILLLGHRQAFTWMDEWFNMTIEDVRNYEQEMQAKTNVKVKSALEESENKEGQDSKKSSQPATPKSSQPATPKSSQPATPKSPKSPTTPSAESKSWFSWS; this comes from the exons ATGGTGCTCACAAAGGAATATAGAATTTGTATGCCAATGACCGTCGAAGAG tatcGAATCGGACAGTTATATATGATTGCTCGCCATAGTTTTGAGCAATCGAATAATGGTGAAGGTGTTGAGGTGATAACGAATGAGCAAGTTACGGATGAAATAAATGGAGTTGGGCAATTCACAGAGAAGAGAATACACTTATCCAG CCACTTACCTTATTGGATCCAAAGTATAACACCAAAGATTTTCTATGTTACTGAAAAAGCATGGAATTATTACCCATACACAATTACAG AATATACA TGTTCCTTCATTCCAAAATTTTCAATATCTATTCAGACTCGATATGAGGATAACAATGGCACTACTGAAAAT tGTTTGGGTCTAACACCAGAAGAACAAGAATTGAGAGAAGTTGATTTTATGGACATAGCATTTGACGAAATCAAACCGCATCACTACAAAGAGTCAGAGGACCCTAAACTGTTTAAATCCGAGAAGTCTGGCCGAGGGCCTCTTGCTGAGGGCTGGAGAGACACACAGAAGCCTATTATGTGCTGCTATAAAGTTGTCCATGCTAAGTTTGAGGTTTGGGGGCTACAGACTAAAGTTGAAGACTATGTTCAGGTG GCCATTCGAGAAATCTTACTTCTTGGTCATCGGCAAGCATTTACATGGATGGATGAATGGTTCAACATGACGATAGAAGATGTTAGAAATTACGAGCAGGAGATGCAAGCTAAAACTAACGTaaag GTTAAAAGTGCATTAGAAGAATCGGAAAATAAAGAAGGACAAGACAGCAAGAAGTCATCGCAGCCTGCAACCCCTAAGTCATCACAGCCTGCAACCCCCAAGTCATCACAACCTGCAACTCCTAAGTCTCCTAAAAGCCCGACTACACCCTCGGCAGAATCCAAATCATGGTTTTCGTGGTCATAA
- the LOC123872461 gene encoding glandular kallikrein-3, submandibular-like isoform X2, with protein sequence MTIENTDKCELNSKFLCVQTGVASLRNATDSRHLCGAFILTPYAAITAAHCVEHDPEEYSVYLNNYCTRDNEIIPNTQVLEVIRHPLYNRFTRTHDVAVLRLHLTDDITWLNDTVLPNSSFGLSGDCMIYGYGYKDLHTKELSQTLLAANVKILSLDQCIESLGEYVAPTYDSGMLCALGDGVDACEGDSGGPLICAGKVEGIASYGVSCGVPGLPGVYTSIGANLHWLRGLLEELQYTN encoded by the exons ATGACTATCGAAAATACGGATAAGTGCGAATTGAACTCGAAATTCTTAT GCGTTCAAACCGGAGTGGCATCTTTGAGAAATGCAACTGATAGCCGCCACCTTTGCGGCGCGTTTATCCTGACCCCGTATGCGGCCATAACAGCAGCGCACTGCGTGGAACACGACCCAGAAGAATATTCCGTCTATCTCAATAACTATTGTACAAGAGATAACGAGATTATACCGAACACACAAGTTTTGGAAGTCATTAGACATCCACTTTACAATCG ATTCACACGCACTCATGACGTTGCAGTATTGCGGTTGCACCTCACTGATGACATAACTTGGCTGAATGATACAGTGTTACCCAACTCCTCATTCGGTTTATCAG GAGACTGCATGATTTACGGCTATGGCTACAAAGATTTACACACAAAAGAGCTTTCCCAGACACTGCTAGCTGCAAACGTGAAAATTTTATCGCTGGATCAGTGCATTGAATCATTAGGAGAATACGTGGCCCCGACATACGACAGCGGAATGCTGTGTGCTTTGGGCGACGGAGTAGACGCTTGTGAG GGCGACTCTGGAGGACCACTCATATGCGCGGGTAAAGTCGAGGGTATAGCCAGTTATGGCGTCAGCTGTGGGGTACCCGGTCTGCCTGGAGTGTACACCAGCATTGGGGCTAATTTGCATTGGCTTCGCGGATTGTTGGAAGAACTACAGTACACcaattaa
- the LOC123872461 gene encoding glandular kallikrein-3, submandibular-like isoform X1, with product MSLSNKVISVVFLILFFGFFECKRVKRVIGGSEVPCGVQTGVASLRNATDSRHLCGAFILTPYAAITAAHCVEHDPEEYSVYLNNYCTRDNEIIPNTQVLEVIRHPLYNRFTRTHDVAVLRLHLTDDITWLNDTVLPNSSFGLSGDCMIYGYGYKDLHTKELSQTLLAANVKILSLDQCIESLGEYVAPTYDSGMLCALGDGVDACEGDSGGPLICAGKVEGIASYGVSCGVPGLPGVYTSIGANLHWLRGLLEELQYTN from the exons ATGTCGCTCAGTAATAAAGTTATTAGtgtagtatttttaattttattttttggtttctTTGAATGCAAGAGGGTTAAAAGAGTGATTGGCGGATCAGAGGTGCCTTGTG GCGTTCAAACCGGAGTGGCATCTTTGAGAAATGCAACTGATAGCCGCCACCTTTGCGGCGCGTTTATCCTGACCCCGTATGCGGCCATAACAGCAGCGCACTGCGTGGAACACGACCCAGAAGAATATTCCGTCTATCTCAATAACTATTGTACAAGAGATAACGAGATTATACCGAACACACAAGTTTTGGAAGTCATTAGACATCCACTTTACAATCG ATTCACACGCACTCATGACGTTGCAGTATTGCGGTTGCACCTCACTGATGACATAACTTGGCTGAATGATACAGTGTTACCCAACTCCTCATTCGGTTTATCAG GAGACTGCATGATTTACGGCTATGGCTACAAAGATTTACACACAAAAGAGCTTTCCCAGACACTGCTAGCTGCAAACGTGAAAATTTTATCGCTGGATCAGTGCATTGAATCATTAGGAGAATACGTGGCCCCGACATACGACAGCGGAATGCTGTGTGCTTTGGGCGACGGAGTAGACGCTTGTGAG GGCGACTCTGGAGGACCACTCATATGCGCGGGTAAAGTCGAGGGTATAGCCAGTTATGGCGTCAGCTGTGGGGTACCCGGTCTGCCTGGAGTGTACACCAGCATTGGGGCTAATTTGCATTGGCTTCGCGGATTGTTGGAAGAACTACAGTACACcaattaa